The following are encoded together in the Candidatus Aenigmatarchaeota archaeon genome:
- a CDS encoding amylo-alpha-1,6-glucosidase, whose protein sequence is MDLPKISISKDTLSSIEKSKRLEWIITNGMGCYSSSTVIGMNTRKYHGLLIASQKPPLDRKVVLSKIEDEVIIEGKSYPLSTNRYPDVVYPEGYRLLEKFELSFTPNFFYEIDGVKIKKEIFMAREKNLVFIIYKISGNKEILLKLRPIVNYRSIYDVNRGRRRFELVNDEKTLKIDFGNGEFLKLSIDRGSYNPSTLTEEQKWYKNFFFEIDAERGEESLDDCYNPGFFEVRLKKGKVVLAGSFCDEGEYDYEKLYKEELKRKKKLLENFFKLNKVEEEDWVKWLVLSSDNHLIKRFDGKYSIIAGYHWFGEWGRDTMISLPGICLKTGRLEEAKNILESYLGFMKDGLIPNMFPVREGEKPSHNSVDSALWFVNCIYMYYKKTGDKSFVKRMWPEIIRIIESYVRGVDGIKMDEDFLIKHAPGLTWMDAVVDGKHVTPRGGKAIEIQALWYNCLCIAEELAKELGEDYRKYQFHDNHAKKSFNEKFWNGNCLRDLIEDDTIRPNQLIAIDLPFKIVERDGIENIKECVRKNLLVERGVRTLKEGEGFKGKYAGGFKERDEAYHQGTIWPWLAPILVDKSWLKRFVEDEVNRFGLGTICEIIDGSEPYESKGCISQAWSIGKILEKI, encoded by the coding sequence TCATCCACTGTAATAGGAATGAATACAAGAAAATACCATGGGTTGCTGATAGCCTCTCAAAAACCACCACTTGACAGAAAGGTTGTTTTATCAAAAATAGAGGATGAGGTTATAATTGAGGGAAAAAGTTATCCGTTGTCAACAAACAGATATCCAGATGTGGTTTACCCAGAAGGATACAGATTGCTGGAAAAATTTGAGTTAAGTTTTACTCCAAATTTCTTCTATGAAATTGATGGGGTGAAAATAAAAAAGGAAATCTTCATGGCCAGGGAGAAGAATTTGGTCTTTATCATATATAAAATTTCTGGCAATAAGGAGATTTTGCTCAAACTTAGGCCAATAGTAAACTACAGGTCAATTTATGATGTAAATAGGGGTAGACGAAGGTTTGAATTGGTTAATGATGAAAAGACTTTGAAAATAGATTTTGGTAATGGGGAATTTCTCAAGTTGTCTATAGATAGAGGCTCATATAATCCAAGCACATTAACCGAAGAACAAAAGTGGTACAAGAATTTTTTCTTTGAAATTGATGCTGAAAGAGGCGAAGAATCCCTGGATGATTGCTACAATCCGGGTTTCTTTGAAGTAAGGTTGAAGAAAGGAAAAGTTGTGCTTGCTGGAAGCTTCTGTGATGAGGGGGAATATGATTATGAAAAGTTGTACAAAGAAGAGTTGAAGAGGAAGAAAAAATTATTGGAAAATTTCTTCAAGTTGAACAAGGTTGAAGAGGAAGATTGGGTTAAATGGCTGGTCTTATCCTCAGACAACCACCTGATAAAAAGGTTTGATGGAAAGTATTCAATAATAGCTGGTTACCATTGGTTTGGTGAATGGGGAAGGGACACCATGATATCACTCCCTGGTATTTGCCTGAAAACCGGAAGGCTAGAAGAGGCTAAAAATATATTGGAAAGTTATTTGGGGTTTATGAAGGATGGATTGATCCCAAATATGTTCCCTGTAAGAGAGGGGGAGAAACCATCTCACAATTCTGTTGACTCAGCCTTGTGGTTTGTCAATTGTATATATATGTATTATAAAAAAACTGGGGACAAGAGTTTTGTCAAGAGAATGTGGCCTGAAATAATCAGAATAATTGAAAGTTATGTTAGAGGCGTTGATGGAATAAAGATGGATGAAGATTTCCTGATAAAACACGCTCCAGGATTAACATGGATGGATGCTGTTGTTGATGGAAAACATGTAACCCCAAGAGGAGGAAAGGCTATTGAAATACAGGCACTATGGTACAATTGTTTATGTATAGCAGAGGAGTTGGCAAAGGAGTTGGGTGAAGATTATAGAAAATATCAATTTCACGACAACCATGCAAAAAAGAGTTTCAATGAGAAATTTTGGAATGGGAATTGCTTGAGAGATTTGATTGAGGATGACACTATAAGACCAAACCAACTTATAGCAATAGATCTTCCATTTAAAATTGTTGAGAGAGATGGAATTGAAAATATTAAGGAATGTGTCAGGAAAAATTTGTTGGTTGAAAGAGGTGTCAGGACATTAAAAGAAGGTGAAGGTTTTAAAGGGAAATATGCAGGTGGATTCAAGGAAAGAGATGAAGCTTATCATCAAGGTACGATTTGGCCATGGTTAGCACCAATATTGGTTGACAAAAGTTGGTTGAAGAGGTTTGTTGAGGATGAGGTAAATAGATTTGGTTTAGGCACTATTTGTGAAATAATAGATGGGTCAGAGCCATATGAAAGCAAGGGTTGTATATCACAGGCTTGGAGTATAGGCAAGATATTGGAAAAGATTTAG
- a CDS encoding Lrp/AsnC family transcriptional regulator, translating to MIGMLDKKDEMIIKVLEKYGRMSSRKIAMKTNLPISTVHRRIRCLEKNGVIKGYMAVVNHEKIQKITVLFFVNVDEINGCSKYIPIESVKNELKKMDEVYEIFDIKGINWDIVVKARIEKLSDLNFLMENIRKIRGIEEVTCAIVSEEILTPTIQ from the coding sequence ATGATTGGAATGCTGGATAAAAAGGATGAGATGATAATAAAAGTCCTGGAAAAATATGGGAGGATGTCTAGTAGAAAAATTGCAATGAAAACAAATCTCCCAATCTCCACAGTTCATAGAAGGATAAGGTGTCTAGAAAAAAATGGTGTAATAAAGGGTTATATGGCTGTAGTCAACCACGAAAAAATTCAAAAAATAACTGTACTATTCTTTGTTAATGTTGATGAGATAAATGGTTGTAGTAAATATATACCAATAGAAAGTGTTAAGAATGAGCTTAAAAAGATGGATGAAGTTTATGAGATATTTGACATAAAAGGGATCAATTGGGATATCGTAGTAAAAGCAAGAATAGAAAAGCTCAGTGATCTAAATTTTTTAATGGAAAATATAAGGAAGATAAGGGGCATTGAGGAAGTGACATGTGCAATTGTAAGTGAAGAAATTTTAACACCAACTATTCAATAA
- a CDS encoding 50S ribosomal protein L16: MGLRPGRCTRRIKRPWTRISKSKPKKNYIGGEPHLRIHIFEMGTKKKNFDTTIHLISERSVQIRDNALEASRVTANKYLEKTLTPENYFFKVLVFPHQILREHTLATGAGADRFSMGMRKAFGRPKGRAVIIKEGQKIFTLKLDKKNIEIGKTALKRADLKLPTTCRIVIE; encoded by the coding sequence ATGGGGCTTAGACCTGGAAGATGCACGAGAAGAATAAAAAGACCTTGGACTAGAATTTCAAAGAGCAAACCAAAGAAAAATTATATAGGTGGAGAACCACACTTAAGGATACACATATTTGAAATGGGTACAAAAAAGAAGAATTTTGACACGACAATACATCTTATCTCCGAAAGGTCTGTACAAATAAGAGACAATGCATTGGAGGCTAGTCGAGTTACAGCAAACAAGTATCTTGAAAAGACACTCACACCCGAAAACTATTTCTTTAAGGTCTTGGTATTTCCCCACCAAATTCTTCGGGAGCATACATTGGCTACTGGTGCCGGGGCCGACAGGTTTTCGATGGGTATGAGAAAGGCTTTTGGCAGGCCAAAAGGTAGGGCTGTTATAATAAAGGAAGGCCAAAAAATATTCACTTTAAAGTTGGATAAAAAGAACATTGAAATAGGAAAGACAGCTCTGAAAAGAGCGGATTTAAAATTGCCAACCACATGTAGAATTGTTATTGAATAG
- the tmk gene encoding dTMP kinase, which yields MKPLFIVFEGPDGSGLSTQANLLTKWFNSQNKKVLLTKEPTNSIIGGLIRSILKKEWKTDMKTFALLFSADRSHHLKSEIEPALNNGYNVICDRYILSTLAFNVEPGTLPWLKQLNSNFRKPDFTFIMDVPGEICVQRIKNSRFGLEFFEDPERLENVRKNYKKLKNYFQNTFIIDGTKNPQEINEKIIKIIINKNKKIEK from the coding sequence ATGAAACCTTTGTTTATAGTTTTTGAAGGGCCGGATGGTTCTGGTCTATCAACTCAAGCAAACCTATTGACAAAGTGGTTTAATTCACAAAACAAAAAAGTTCTTTTAACAAAAGAGCCAACAAACAGTATAATTGGTGGGCTGATAAGAAGCATTTTGAAAAAAGAGTGGAAAACAGACATGAAAACCTTTGCACTACTTTTTTCTGCTGACAGATCTCATCACTTGAAGAGTGAGATAGAACCAGCCTTAAATAATGGATACAATGTAATATGTGACAGATACATTCTTTCAACACTAGCTTTCAATGTTGAACCGGGGACTTTACCATGGTTAAAGCAATTAAATTCTAACTTCAGAAAACCAGATTTCACATTTATAATGGATGTCCCTGGGGAAATATGTGTTCAAAGAATAAAGAACTCAAGATTTGGCTTGGAATTTTTCGAGGATCCAGAAAGACTGGAAAATGTGAGGAAAAATTATAAAAAACTTAAAAACTATTTCCAGAATACATTTATAATAGATGGTACAAAAAATCCTCAAGAAATCAACGAAAAAATAATAAAAATAATAATAAATAAAAACAAGAAAATTGAAAAATAG